The region TCAACAACAGTATGCCACGCCTTATCACGCTGGAAGCGGTTGATGGACTTTATCCATCACGATTACCTGCCTCTTGTGGATGGCTATCTCATCGACTGGATGAGAAAGCCGCTGGGTATACTGATCCTGGCGACCATTTTTGCCGGGCTGTGTGGCTGGGTCGTGCATCCGCATGGTTATCTTGTAATGTCGATACTGCTGGCGGTTCTGGTATCAGGGCTGGTCTGGCCCTGGCTTACGATGCTGGGAATATCAGCTGAACTTGAGTTTGGCGGCACGCGAGGCCGGGAAGGCGAATCAGTGCCAGTGAAACTGCGGATTCAAAACCGCATGCCCTGGAATGCCTGGGGGCTGGGACTGCAGATTACCGAAACAACGCAGACTGAAGCCAGTGTCGTTCGTGCAGCAGGCTGGAAGACCACGGTGATTGCCTGGGATTTTGTCCCCATGCAGCGAGGCGAATATCCACTGAACACCCCGACACTCTATTCCGGTTTTCCGTTTGGACTCTGGAAGGCCAGGCGGCAGGTTGCGATATCACAGCGATTGCTGGTCTGGCCGAGTACGGTGCCGGTGGGAGCCATGCCCGAAGTTACCGGTTCTGATCATCACGAGGGACAGGTGTTCCGCAACAAGCCGGGCGATGCGGGTGACATCCTCGGAGTCAGGCCGTTTCGCGAAGGTGATTCGCTTCGCCGAATTCACTGGGCCCAGACGGCTCGTTACGATCGGCTCATCGTGTGTGAACGGCAAACGCCCGGTTTGCCTGCCATTCGCATTACCGTCGATACGGATCCAGCCATCCATGCGGGGGAAGGTTCGGAGAGTTCGCGGGAATGGGTGATCCGGCTGGCAGCCAGTTTCTGTACGGAATGGCTGAGTCAGGGTGCCCAGATCGAGGCAATCATTCAGGGAAAGCTGTATCATGCCGCAGGTGGCACAGCCCAGCTTCGCAAACTGCTGGATGCTTTGGCCCGCGTTCAGCCTGCGGGCGATCAGCCACTGGCTGAAGTTTCCCGCTTGCCTGCCTGTATTCAGTGCCGGGCGAGTTGCAGTGTGGTCATCACTACCGATCAGGGCATGGAACAAATGCCACGCACCGCATTTCGCGGTCAGCATCCGTTATATGTGGTGCTGCATCGCGCAGCAGTGGTAGAAGCTGTATCACAATCATGCACCTTGCCCCATAAGCCCTGGATGGAAATCCGCCATCGCGATGAACTGACGACCCAACTGCGAACCAGTTGGAAAGGGGGCAACTGTGGCTGTTAAGCTTCCACGCTGGCAACTGGTGCTCACCTGGCTGCTGGTAGCCTTGGCGGTACTGGCCACTGAGCTGGCAACCATCAAGCCCGGCTTTGCATACGACACGAACCGCTGGTTGGATTGGCTGATCACTCTGTTGTTGACTGCACCCCTGGCCATCATGGTGGCACGACATCAAGCGGGAAAGTCAGCAACTCGCGTTCCACCTGTTCTGTTCATTCTGACATTGAGCCTGTTTCTGCTGCCTGTCCTTATGGCCTTGACCGGTCGGTTACTGGGTTACCAGGGTTTGCTGCTGGAGATCATCCTGGCAGCATCACTACGGAACCTGGCCATCGCTTTGGCATGCCTGGTGCATTGGCCTCGCTTGATCTATTCTGCAGCGATGGTCAGCCTGTTCCTGATGGTTTTTGCTCTGGTACAGGGGGAAGGAAAACTGATCCTGGCATGCCTGGCACTCTATTCGGCTCTGGGCTGCTGCTGGCTGCTCAACTGGTACTGGCTGCATCTGGTGAAGCAGGAACATCGGTGTGCAGCGCCGTGGGGCGCCATCGGCCTGTTGATGCTCATTCTTTCGGGCATTCTGGTGATGACGCTGGTCGGCCCAGCCAAGGCTGCACAAACCCTCTGGGGTTTTCTGCCCAGTTCAGGAGGCCGCGACGATTACGATCCCTTCTCGCGAGGTGGAGTCAACACCGGTGATGAGGTGATCAAAGGTTCGCAGGAATCCACCAGCACCGGCATGACCGACAGCGACTTCTTCCTCGACAGCCCGGACGATGCCCTCTACGATGTGGCACACGATCTGTATGGCGACGTTATCAAGCCTCGCGACTGGCAGCGAACGATTGCCTTGCCTGCCGAGAAAATGCTCAAGAAGGAAATCATCCCGGCCGAATCGCTGAATGCTTCGAAAGAGTTTTCACTGTTGCGCCAGCCTCCGCCTCCCACTGGCGAGATGGGCAATCAGGGGCCGAGCGCGCTGCTCTATGTGCAGGGTCGAGTGCCGGTGCACCTGCGTTTGAAAGCTTACGAACTGTTTGATGGCATTATCTGGAGCGAACCGGAATACCATGGCTCAACTGGTGATGTTCATCGCGATGAAGCGCCGTGGATGAAAATCAGTTACTACCAGTGGCCTGAGCTTTTCTCACAGCCTGAAAAACATGTCATCAAGATTGCCAGATTCAAGACCGATGCCTTGCCGTTTCCGCCACAGATCCAGCGTTTCCGTGTAGGGAAAATTCATGATCGCACGTTTTTCGGCTGGTCGCAGGATGGCATTCTGCGCATGGTTGAGCGCAACGTGCCAAAAGGCACGCTGACCGAAGTGGAAACCGCGGTGGTGGATGTCCGCCTGCTTGAAAGTAAAAGACTGGCATGGGACAAACCAACGCGCCTGCTCAACTATGTCAGTCTGCCGGGCATCGATTCTCTGGTCGAGAAGTTGAATGCCCTGGCCTTGCGCTATGCAGGTGAAACGCCACGGGGCTGGAAACAGATTGAAGCCATCGTCGCCGGGGTACGACAAGATTTTCAATTGAACCGTAAAGCTCAGCCACCGGCGGATTGCCGCGATGTGCTCAGTCATTTTCTTGAGTGTCGCACCGGCCGCGATGTTGATTTCGCCACGCTCACCGCTATGCTGCTGCGAACGCAGGGCTACCCGTGCCGGGTGGTGAGTGGATTCTATGGCGACCCGGCACATCACGATGCCAATACGGATCACACGCTGATTTTCAAGGATGACATGCATTTCTGGGTTGAAGTGCTGGCAGGCGGCAAAGTCTGGGTGCCCGTGGAACCGACGCCCGGTTATCAACTGGCCTCGCCGCTCTATTCGTGGATAGATCGCCTGCAACAAGCCGCTGCTGCCTTCTGGCAATGGTGCCTGCAGCATCCGCTGGCTATGGCTCTGCTGCTGGGGCTGGTGCTGGCAGCGATCATCAACCGGCAGGAACTGCTCGATCGCTGGTATCGCCTGCGCTGGCGCTGGCTGACAGGTCAGTCACCCCGCGAGCAGTTGCGTTTCACCCAGGCGCTGCTGGATCGCCGCAGCCGGGGCACCGCCTGGCAGCGACCGTGTGGCATCACGCCGAGCCTCTGGTATCCACAGCAGTGCCCGGAACTGGATCGCTGGGCCGCCATGTTTGCCTGGGCTGGATACGCTCCACCGTATGTCGAGTGTCCCTGGACGGTTCACGAAGTTACTGCCACCTGCGATACCATTGTCCAGAGCTATCCCCGACGGCAAGTGCGACGACTTTCGTCATCTCAAACTTCGACTTTATCACCATGAGTGCACCATTGAATAAAGCTCCTGTTTCACTTCAATCGTTAGACAGCCTGCGTCACCGGCTCAACAGCACGCTGCTGGGCAAGCCCCAGGTGATTGAGCAGGTGCTTGCGTGCCTTCTGGCACGCGGCCATCTGCTGCTGGAAGACCTGCCCGGACTGGGCAAAACCACGGTTGCCAAAACCCTGGCAGAATCGATAGGCAGCACCTTCGCCCGTGTGCAGTGTACGCCCGATCTGCTGCCCGGCGACATCACCGGCTTCAGCATCTTCAATCAGCAGACGCGCGCCTTCGAATTCCGGCAAGGGCCGGTCTTTGCCGACATCCTGCTCGCGGATGAAATCAACCGTGCCACGCCACGCACCCAGAGTGCACTGCTCGAAGCGATGGCAGAACACCAGGTAACCGTGGACAATGTCCGCTATCCCCTTTCCAAAATCAGCTTCGTGATGGCGACGCAGAACCCGGTGGAACATCATGGTACCTATCACTTGCCGGAAGCTCAGCTAGATCGCTTTGCAATGAAGATTACCATCGGGTATCCTTCGCCGGAACATGAAGCGCGGATGCTGGCTCAGGCCATTGAACAGGCAACAACTGCTGAAGTGCCAGGTGCCCCGAAACCGCTACTGACCATCAACGAACTGATGCAGATGCAGCAGCAGGTGGCGCGATTGCCGGTGCAGGCTCAGGTGCAGCAGTATCTGGTAGCGCTCGGTACAGCTACACGCAAGCACAGGCAGGTAACGCTGGGTTTAAGCCCGCGTGGGTTGTTGCAGTGGCAGCGGGTAGCCCAGGCCCGGGCGTTTCTGCTCGGCCGGGGCTTTGTCACTCCTGACGACATTCAGGATGTTGCCTTGCCGGTGCTCAGCGTGAGGCTGGGCATTGAGCCGGAAGCTGTCAAAACAGTCATTCGTGATATCCTCGATTCCGTCCCCGTACCGGTGTAACCATGGATCCAGGGCAAATGTTTTTTGGTGGATTGCTGCGAGCCGCCCAGGCGGGATTGGAAGCAGCGCCAACGCTCATCTGTGGCCTGATCATCGCTGCGGTGTTCAGCCAGATGCTGGGGCCACGACGTACTGCCCAGCTTTTTGGCGAAGGCACCCGACAGGCTCTGCTGCGTGCCTGGATTCTGGGAATGCTGCTCCCCGTCTGTTCGCTCGGCGTATTCCCCATCATCCGGGAACTGCGGCGCAGCGGCATCTCCGGCGGCAGCATTCTCGCCTTTGCCCTTTCGGGACCGCTGTTCAATCCGCTCACGTTTCTTTATGGCCTGACGCTGTCAGAACCGATGGTGATCATCTGCTTCAGCTTTGCTTCGCTGGCCGTCGTCACGATTGCCGGGCTGGTGTGGGACAGATTGTTCCCTCACAGCGCGATGGAACTGCCTGCGGAACCTCCCCCGCTTCCATACGGCTTAACGCGGCTTTTTGCTGTGCTGCTGGCTGCCTCACGAACACTGGTCAGTTCTTCCATGCTCTACATGATGATGGCTCTGATCGGCGTGGGGCTGCTGGGGGCGTTCATTCCCTTCGGCGCACTCGAGACGACCATGAAACACGACGACCCGATGTCTCCCGTCATCATGAGCGGAGTGGCCACGCCGGCCTACATTTCGCCCATGCGGGCCATGATGCAGATGGGACTACTCTTCGAGCATGGCAATTCGGTCGGCGCCGGGCTGACGCTCCTCATACTCGGTGCCGGGTTTAACCTCGGTGTCATTGTCTGGATCTGGCGCTACTACCATACACGGGCGATGATCACCTGGCTGTTGCTGCTGGTGCTGACGGTGCTGGCGATTTCTTATGCAATCAACACGCCGCTCGATTTTGCTACCAACCGCGAAGGGCATACTCATGCGTTCGATGAATTCACCAATCCGTTCCATCATCCGCTCTTTGCAGCCGAATATCTCACGCAGATTAAGGCCAAACTCAGCGAAAGAATGGAAGTCCATGAGTATGTCAGCCTGTATGCCCTGGCCGGTCTGGCCGTGCTGGGATTGCTGGTGCGCCTCAGCGAGCGGTTCGGGTCGTGGGAAAGCTGGCTGCGACGAAAACCACAGAATGCAGAAACCGACGTGAACGCCCCCTGGTGGAACCGGCCCCTACCCAACAGGGTGCTGGCAGGCATTGCCCTGGTTGCACTGGTGGCGTTCAGCATCCTCGGGTGTTATCTCTATTATCCTGACGAAAGTGTTTTGTTTGATCAGATGCGGGTGTACCGTGTCGAGGTGCAGTCGGAAGTGCTGAGCTACCATCCTGAGAAACCGCAGGATCACCTGCAGCGGATGATTCCCAAGCTCGATGACCTGAGCCGCAAGCTGGAAGTGAGTCTGTTTCTGCGTCGCTGGACGCTGGACCCGACTATCCATGAACTCGCCGAGGAATACCGCGAAACGCTGGAGCATCTGCGTGATGGAGCCCGTGAGAAGAAACTCAAGCAGGAAGAACTGCCGGGGTACAATGCCACGATCTATCGTCTCCACGAAGCATTGCGAAAGAAAGTGAAGGAAGGCGCTTGAACCAGGTGACTGTTGACAGATCACCGCTGTGCGGCAGAATCGAGAATCAGTTCATAGACATTGTCTCTATCGGGCTTCACTTCATACTCCAGGCCAGACGATTCAAACCGAGCATACTTGGGATTCAGCACCAGTGGTGCGTGGTGTGCCTTGGAATGGGAACCGGCGCCATCGATCACCAGCATTTGGATTACAGCCACGCGATAAGCGCCAGGCAAGGCGCCAGGTTTGCCACCCGAGGTAATCGTGAAGGTTCCATCGGGGTTTGTCCTGGCCCGTGCACCGTGTCCGGCCAATGAACTGAATTCGACGATTGCCCCGGCGACCGGCTTGCGATCCTTCAGGAGCACGCGGCCAGTTACCGGGTAGAGTTTATCGCTCGAAGAGCCGCAGCCTGCCAGAGAACTGGCTGCGATCAGCAATGCCAGAAAGAATCGGTTGGACATGAAGAATTAGAAATCCGGAATTTCCCGGCCATCATTGCGATTGCACAAACGAGACAGCACTTCGGTACTAATCTGATTGCTCAGCGGTATGACGCGACCATCGACAAAGGCAAACTGGCAGAGTCCGGGATGCCAGCTTCCAAAGGCAAACAAGCCGAGTCCATTGACATCATCGTTGGGACCATTGGCAATGGGCACCCCTACGCCACCCACTCTGGCGGAATAGTAAAAGCGGGAACCATCGTAGGCCGGGCCATTGTCGGGAATGGTCGCCAGCTTGTTGGCCTGTACATGCATTTCGCCAATCAAAATGGTTTGCGCGGTGCCATCGCGGACATCAGCAATGCGGATGCGGTCGCGCCAGTTGTCGCTGCGGCCACCATCAGTCGGGCGGGCCGAGATCAGCACGCCCGTACCCTGACCACCCCAGTAGAAATCGGTTTCCAAACCGCTCGCGCCGGGGGAAAGGTCCCCCATGTTGGCAGCATAATCGGAAGCTGCACCGCCGGGCACAATGGCGGGTGGGAACCCGCATCCACAAGGCAGCACAAATCCACCAGTCGTTGTTGATTCCACTACCGCTTCACTGGGGCTGCGTCGCGTTGGGCAGATATAGAGTTTCACCACATTGCGGCGAACGGATTCATCATGCGAGCCGAAAGGCTGCATCATATTCCACCGGGAGTATTCATTATCTTTCTCCAGGTAGGGTAAAATGCGCACTTTCCAGGTCGGGAAATCCAGATCGGGTGAAACAGCAAAAGGAGGGATATTGTAAGGCTGAAACGCCAGTCGAGCTGGTGGAAAGAAACCGTAGTCATGATGATAATGGAGCGTCGCCAGGGAGATTTGCTTCAGGTTGTTCTGGCAGAGCAGACGGTTGGCGGCTTCCCGTACTTTCTGAATGGCAGGCAGCACCAGTGCCATCAACAGCGAAATGATGGCGATCACCACGAGCAATTCAATCAGCGTGAAACCGATTCGTCGAGAACTGGCGAAATATCTCATGTCAACCTCAATTGAAATCCAACTTCACTTCACACATTGATTAAATGGGACAGTGCGGGAATGGGAATTCTCCCAGAACACCGACTGCAAATGGCAAACTGCGCAACATCCCTGCGCGATTCATCAACCTTGATTTATTGAAATAAGTATAACCAATACATACGTATTACCCCAAGCATTTTTCCCATTATTGATGGTATATGATGCGTGCAAATTGCATTGTGGTGTCGCAATAACTGAAAAATCAATAGAGTAGCTCGAACCCCTCTAGTTATACTAAGTATAACTTCTATGTGATATTACGCGTTCGTATAACTATGCTCTTCGCCGAATAGAGCGCGCTTCAAGAAATCCTCTGGTATGTCGAGAGTCATACGAGCGTGTTGACAAATTACCTGAGCAGCATCATTACAGAGCCTAACTGGAAGAACCCCAAGAAGTTCTGTCCAGTTTTTTCGTACTTGGTGGCGATACGGCGGTATCGTTTGAGCCAGTTGAACGTCCGCTCCACGATGTTCCTCATCTTGTACCAATGTTGGTCATACTCTCGCGGCTCCTTGCGATTCTTGCGTGAGGGAATCACGGCTTCAATCTCTTCTGCTTCCAATGTTTTGACGAACGCTTCACTGTCATAGCCTTGGTTGGCAATGGCGATTTCCACTTCAACATTTTTCATCAATGCAGGGGCTTGGGTAATGTCATGCACTTGACCTGGAGTAAGGATCATTTGCTGGGGGTTTCCCAATCCGTCCACGCGCAGATGCACCTTGGTTGTCAGGCCCCCACGAGACCGCCCCATGCCCTGCTTGGCTCGACTCTCCTCGCACGAAAGCCCCTTTTTCTAGCACCCGCAGCATGCTGATGCGCACGCATGATCGTGCTGTCGAGCATGGCTACTTCTTCGTCGGGCTGCTCATTGAGTGCTTGCATGATACGGGCCCAGACACCCAAACGACACCAATTGGAAAAGCGTTTGAAGACGGTATTCCAAGGACCAAACTCGGCTGGAAGATCACGCCACGGGCAACCGGTTCCCAGAATGTAAAGAACAGCATGAACGAATCGTCTCGTATCTTTGGGACGGCGACCCACTTTACCTTCCTCAGCCGGAAAGAGGTGACGAATCCGCTCATACTTCTCTTCGGATATCGAATGCCGTTCCATGGCAGAATCTCCTGATTTGACAGAAGACCCTATACCTGATTACGCTGGCTTGTCTAGAGTATTTCCACACGCCCTAATCTTTTGTTAAGTGGACAAATCTCTGTCGTTTTGCTTGTATTCTGCATTTCTCTCCATTACTATCCGTGCATTACTGGGTTAAGCAAATTGGTTGAAGCTGCTCATCCACAAAAAGCGAGTGAGTAGTATTCAATCAAACACCCCTGCTTTTACGTTTTTAGCTGGGTAATGGCTCGATATTCTTCATAGGAGTAGCATCAATGAAAAGGTTGTTATTGCTGTTCGGTATTCTGACTGTACTGGCTGTAGTCAGCCAGATGACAGCGGATGATTCGCCTGCTCGCAAGTCCGCAGAAGCGGAAATTCGTTCGCAGGCAGTTGCATTTTGCAAAGCCTTCAACCAGGGCAATGCTTCTGCGGTGGCAGCCTTCTATTCCGATGGCTGTGAATACACCAGCGAGACGGGACGAAAACTCGTGGGCCGCTCTGCTATCGAAGCAGCTTACACTGAACATTTCAAAACCAACCCGGGAGAGACCATTTCGGTGGATATCACATCCATCCGGTTCCCCTCAACTTCCATGGCAATTGAAGAAGGAACCATTGAAACGCGATTCGCCCAAGAGACTGCATTGCCAAACTGTTCCCACTATCGAGCAGTACATGTGCTGGAGAATGGGAAATGGCTGACTGCCTTGTCACAGGAATGGGGCGTAAGTCAGGACAAGATTAAGGATTTGAGCTGGCTCATTGGTCAGTGGGACGCTACCACCAAGCAGGGCGTGATCCAACTTCAATTTGAATGGAATGAAAAGAAGAACACTATCCTGACCCGATTCACCATGAAGAATGGCGACAAGGTACTGGCTTCAGGCAACGGCAGGATTCATCAGAATGGCCGTGGCCTGGTTGGTAATTCCTATCAGGATAATGGAAAACACGGTGAATCGATTTGGTATCGTGATGGCAACCGCTGGATTGCTGAAGACTCCGAGACCGGTCCCGATGGTGCTGCCTCGCGATCTGTGAACATTCTTACTCGACTGAACGACAATTCATTACTGTGGCGGACTGTCGAACGCACCATCAATGGCGAACCAGCCCCCGATGAAGTGCCAGTCAAACTGACTCGCAGCAAATAATAATCAGACTCCGTGTGAGTCACTGTTTCATTTCCCATTTCATTCGTAAGGACTGCTTAAGGATACTCAACATGAAAACTCTACGCTGGTGTATGATCGTGCTGGCATTGGCTTGTCTGGTGCCATTGAATCTGGAAGGTCGAGGCTTTGGAGGCCGAGGCTTTGGTGGTGGAGGAGGCGGTTTTGGAGGCGGAGGCCGCAGCTTTGGAGGAGGTGGCTTCGGTGGCGGAGGCGATCGCGGCTTCGGAGGTACTGGTGATCGTAGTTTTGGCGGCGGTGGATTCGGTGGTGGCGGTGATCGCGGGTTTGGTGGAGGCGGCTTTGGCGGTGGAGGCGAACGTAGCTTCGGAGGCGGTGGTGATCGCGGGTTTGGCGGAGGAGGTTTCGGAGGCGGCGGTGAACGAAACTTTGGCGGTGGAGGAAGCGTTGAACGTAATTTCGGCGGTGCAGGCAGCTTTGCACGTGACGGACGTTCAGGCGAAGGCGGCGTGGGCCGTTTTAACGATGGCAATTTCAACCGGGCAGGTACAGCTACCGCTCGCACTGGTGCCTGGTCAAACAACATAAGCCATTACGGAGCATACTCCGCGTCAGGCTATCATGTACAGGCCTGGAGTCATGGCTACATGAACAGTCACGCTGTAGCGGTACGGGGTAATTTCTACCACTGGAACTGTTTCACACCAGGCTGGTGGGGTCGCTATCCGGGAGCATGGACTGCTGCAGGATTTGCCGCTGCCAGCGCCTGGAATGTCGCCACCTGGAGCAGCCTGGCATCTTTCTGCAGCATCCCCGCTCAGCCAGTTTACTATGACTATGGCAACACGGTTACCTATCAGGATAACAGCGTTTATGTGAACGGTGACAATGTTGGCTCTGCATCCGATTACAATCAGCAGGCCATTTCGCTGGCTACTCAGGCTTCATCTGCCAGCACCAAACCAGACGAACCTTGGACACCGCTCGGCGTGTTTGCACTGACACAGGGATCGGAAACTAACTCCGAAAACCTGTTCCAGCTTGCCATCAGTAAAGACGGAGTCATTCGAGGCAACTACTACAACGGCTTAATGGATCAGACGACTCCCGTCAAAGGTTCCATCGACAAGAAAACGCAACGGGCTGCCTGGATCATTGGCGACAAGAAAGATCGTGTTTATGAAACCGGCCTGGAAAACCTGACACGGGATGAAACGCCAGTGCTGGTGCACATGGGGTCGGATCATACCGAGCAATTTATGCTCGTGCGGATGAAGAAGCCCGATAATGGCAAAACCAATGGAAGCAAAACACCCTGATCGACGAAGGTGTATGATCATTAACCAAACTGCCCCTGTGATGAATAGGGGCAGTGTTCTTTACAAGGGCTTGTTCCATAGCAATATGTGCGCGATCGTCGATACCAGCCAGCCCAGCGTAAAAATCACAGGTAGGTTAAAGAGGATTTGCATGCGGAGTGAGGAGGCAACGGACCGATGTCCTGCAGCCAGGTGTTCTTTGCGGGCTTCGTAGTTGCATAGTATCCAGAGAACGCTGATGACAAACCCGAGAAAAGAAACCGCTGCACGATGCGGATTGGTGTCAGCCGTGCCCAAAGCAGCGACCAGGAAACTGCTGGGAATCAGAAAGATCTCAGACAACTTAATCAGATCAGGCAGCTTGGATTCAGCCATGACATCATCACCCGATAGCAGAAGATGAACTTACTATATGGCGCAGGGTTTACGTGAACGTAGTCCAAAAAAAGGGTTACGAATCTAACTGTGTCCTGTTACAATCAGAAAGCTCGTACCGCGATTCAGGAGATAGCTATGGCTCCTCAGCAATACAGTCCAAATCAGATACTGCTCGGATTGCGATCATTTCTAAAAGATGAAGTAGGCGCGGATACAAGCTTCAATCTGGAAACTAATGTTATTCAGTACTTTCATGATCCAGAACTGGCTGAGGTGGACCTGGCAGATGTACTGGAGAGTATGGAAGAGTTCTTTGGTTTTAAATGCGGTCTTGCGGAATGGGAAGAACTATTCCATTTTGAACTGGCACAAAGCAACCCGGCTCTGTGGAGACAATCCATTGTCCCCACAGTCACATTTGGAAAGCTGGCTGAGTTTATTGCCCAACGTGCACCAGTCACAACGTCGTTTGCACCAATGATGGTTTTAGGTAATCGCTGTGCAACTGCTGGTATTTTCATGGGATTGATGCAGACTGCCTCCCGAGTTGTCAGAGTCGAGAAGCGTTTTGCACCCCATACGCCTATACGCGATGTTCTGAAAGGACGTAAACTCGATAAATTCTGGACTCATTTGCGTTGGATGACGGAAAACAACATACCTGAACTGCCTGCATCCTGGCGTTTTGCTTGTCATTCAGTGGG is a window of Planctomycetia bacterium DNA encoding:
- a CDS encoding DUF58 domain-containing protein — encoded protein: MDFIHHDYLPLVDGYLIDWMRKPLGILILATIFAGLCGWVVHPHGYLVMSILLAVLVSGLVWPWLTMLGISAELEFGGTRGREGESVPVKLRIQNRMPWNAWGLGLQITETTQTEASVVRAAGWKTTVIAWDFVPMQRGEYPLNTPTLYSGFPFGLWKARRQVAISQRLLVWPSTVPVGAMPEVTGSDHHEGQVFRNKPGDAGDILGVRPFREGDSLRRIHWAQTARYDRLIVCERQTPGLPAIRITVDTDPAIHAGEGSESSREWVIRLAASFCTEWLSQGAQIEAIIQGKLYHAAGGTAQLRKLLDALARVQPAGDQPLAEVSRLPACIQCRASCSVVITTDQGMEQMPRTAFRGQHPLYVVLHRAAVVEAVSQSCTLPHKPWMEIRHRDELTTQLRTSWKGGNCGC
- a CDS encoding MoxR family ATPase; this translates as MSAPLNKAPVSLQSLDSLRHRLNSTLLGKPQVIEQVLACLLARGHLLLEDLPGLGKTTVAKTLAESIGSTFARVQCTPDLLPGDITGFSIFNQQTRAFEFRQGPVFADILLADEINRATPRTQSALLEAMAEHQVTVDNVRYPLSKISFVMATQNPVEHHGTYHLPEAQLDRFAMKITIGYPSPEHEARMLAQAIEQATTAEVPGAPKPLLTINELMQMQQQVARLPVQAQVQQYLVALGTATRKHRQVTLGLSPRGLLQWQRVAQARAFLLGRGFVTPDDIQDVALPVLSVRLGIEPEAVKTVIRDILDSVPVPV
- a CDS encoding permease, translated to MDPGQMFFGGLLRAAQAGLEAAPTLICGLIIAAVFSQMLGPRRTAQLFGEGTRQALLRAWILGMLLPVCSLGVFPIIRELRRSGISGGSILAFALSGPLFNPLTFLYGLTLSEPMVIICFSFASLAVVTIAGLVWDRLFPHSAMELPAEPPPLPYGLTRLFAVLLAASRTLVSSSMLYMMMALIGVGLLGAFIPFGALETTMKHDDPMSPVIMSGVATPAYISPMRAMMQMGLLFEHGNSVGAGLTLLILGAGFNLGVIVWIWRYYHTRAMITWLLLLVLTVLAISYAINTPLDFATNREGHTHAFDEFTNPFHHPLFAAEYLTQIKAKLSERMEVHEYVSLYALAGLAVLGLLVRLSERFGSWESWLRRKPQNAETDVNAPWWNRPLPNRVLAGIALVALVAFSILGCYLYYPDESVLFDQMRVYRVEVQSEVLSYHPEKPQDHLQRMIPKLDDLSRKLEVSLFLRRWTLDPTIHELAEEYRETLEHLRDGAREKKLKQEELPGYNATIYRLHEALRKKVKEGA
- a CDS encoding carboxypeptidase regulatory-like domain-containing protein, which gives rise to MSNRFFLALLIAASSLAGCGSSSDKLYPVTGRVLLKDRKPVAGAIVEFSSLAGHGARARTNPDGTFTITSGGKPGALPGAYRVAVIQMLVIDGAGSHSKAHHAPLVLNPKYARFESSGLEYEVKPDRDNVYELILDSAAQR
- a CDS encoding DUF1559 domain-containing protein, with the translated sequence MRYFASSRRIGFTLIELLVVIAIISLLMALVLPAIQKVREAANRLLCQNNLKQISLATLHYHHDYGFFPPARLAFQPYNIPPFAVSPDLDFPTWKVRILPYLEKDNEYSRWNMMQPFGSHDESVRRNVVKLYICPTRRSPSEAVVESTTTGGFVLPCGCGFPPAIVPGGAASDYAANMGDLSPGASGLETDFYWGGQGTGVLISARPTDGGRSDNWRDRIRIADVRDGTAQTILIGEMHVQANKLATIPDNGPAYDGSRFYYSARVGGVGVPIANGPNDDVNGLGLFAFGSWHPGLCQFAFVDGRVIPLSNQISTEVLSRLCNRNDGREIPDF
- a CDS encoding nuclear transport factor 2 family protein encodes the protein MKRLLLLFGILTVLAVVSQMTADDSPARKSAEAEIRSQAVAFCKAFNQGNASAVAAFYSDGCEYTSETGRKLVGRSAIEAAYTEHFKTNPGETISVDITSIRFPSTSMAIEEGTIETRFAQETALPNCSHYRAVHVLENGKWLTALSQEWGVSQDKIKDLSWLIGQWDATTKQGVIQLQFEWNEKKNTILTRFTMKNGDKVLASGNGRIHQNGRGLVGNSYQDNGKHGESIWYRDGNRWIAEDSETGPDGAASRSVNILTRLNDNSLLWRTVERTINGEPAPDEVPVKLTRSK